A stretch of Dyella sp. BiH032 DNA encodes these proteins:
- a CDS encoding Six-hairpin glycosidase-like protein produces the protein MLTATLLAGMLAAGPGNAADWRGGLSWQGREAAVTAASGGGFVLHGPSGERRIGAQRLAAHTASPLFDGLFAMAQDDLRLDSVAAIRDDAFDHGQAIPCACFETGEKWHYVWTRDLSYSVDLALWRLDPARSRASLRFKLSDVRAPGVPAGLYPMQDTGSGGSWPISTDRIVWFLGARHLLDDPAFAREVWRALADTLAQDRQYAFDETLGLYRGETSFLDWREQTYPGWTKDNVAFIGQSFALSTNVLHYEALRLAAALAAKHGQSATPYAAQAEALKQAINERFWRADRGTYMSYIGGADHPVPYEAYDLLGIALAVTSGVAEPERARQALAAYPTWEAGSPVIWPERKDVPIYHNRAIWPFVSAYALRAARATDDPERIAHELRSLLRGAALAGSNMENFELTTQSVHVEDGALSGPVVDSPRQLWSVAGYLDMVIQGVFGLGEDGKVVPKLPVSLVPMLFGDAQRISLDLGDKEIVLVRPAELDGNLLVAGGQKQAGRRIEVMLKALKVDAPPLRKNAPMYAPATPAAPVVSEDGKRWRVQGDGELVLYVNGERHGPMHGAASIERRAAQQCFSVTRVDAQGVESLHSPTVCKGDEARIGGAWPRVWTAPRDGRYQLAAEYANAHGPINTGITAAVQIATVRCEGMAPQSVVLTLPHSVGRQRSTSGSFQAKAGRHCTVALAPGFNMSYLSHFAHYTGGQGGAGGPLNEAEVGDMLIAPTTAGSTTP, from the coding sequence ATGCTGACCGCCACGTTGCTGGCCGGCATGCTGGCCGCCGGCCCGGGGAACGCCGCCGACTGGCGCGGCGGGTTGTCATGGCAAGGCAGGGAGGCGGCCGTCACGGCCGCCTCCGGCGGAGGGTTCGTGCTGCACGGGCCTTCCGGCGAGCGCCGCATCGGCGCACAGCGGCTGGCGGCGCATACCGCCAGCCCGCTGTTCGACGGCCTGTTCGCGATGGCGCAGGACGACCTGCGCCTGGATTCGGTGGCGGCCATCCGCGACGACGCCTTCGATCATGGCCAGGCCATTCCCTGCGCCTGTTTCGAGACGGGCGAGAAGTGGCATTACGTGTGGACGCGCGATCTCTCGTACTCGGTGGACCTGGCCCTGTGGCGGCTGGATCCGGCCCGCTCGCGCGCGTCGCTGCGTTTCAAGCTGTCGGACGTGCGCGCACCGGGCGTGCCGGCCGGCCTGTATCCGATGCAGGACACTGGCTCCGGCGGCAGCTGGCCGATCAGCACCGATCGCATCGTGTGGTTCCTGGGCGCGCGCCATCTGCTGGACGACCCCGCCTTCGCCCGCGAGGTATGGCGTGCGCTGGCCGACACGCTGGCGCAGGACCGTCAGTACGCTTTCGACGAGACGCTTGGCCTGTACCGCGGCGAGACGTCCTTCCTCGATTGGCGCGAGCAGACCTATCCGGGCTGGACCAAGGACAACGTGGCCTTCATCGGCCAGTCGTTCGCCCTGTCCACCAACGTGCTGCATTACGAGGCGCTGCGCCTCGCCGCGGCGCTCGCGGCGAAGCACGGCCAGTCCGCCACGCCGTACGCGGCGCAGGCCGAGGCGTTGAAGCAGGCGATCAACGAGCGCTTCTGGCGGGCCGACCGCGGCACGTACATGAGTTACATCGGCGGCGCCGATCATCCGGTGCCGTACGAGGCCTACGATCTGCTGGGCATCGCGCTGGCCGTGACCAGCGGCGTGGCCGAGCCGGAACGCGCGCGCCAGGCGCTGGCGGCATATCCGACGTGGGAGGCGGGCAGCCCGGTGATCTGGCCGGAGCGCAAGGACGTGCCGATCTACCACAACCGCGCGATCTGGCCGTTCGTCAGCGCCTACGCGCTGCGTGCCGCGCGCGCCACGGACGACCCGGAGCGCATCGCGCACGAACTGCGCTCGCTGCTGCGCGGAGCGGCGCTGGCCGGTTCCAACATGGAGAACTTCGAGCTGACCACGCAGTCGGTGCACGTCGAGGACGGCGCGCTGAGCGGGCCGGTGGTCGATTCGCCGCGGCAGCTGTGGTCGGTGGCCGGTTACCTGGACATGGTGATCCAGGGCGTGTTCGGCCTGGGCGAGGACGGCAAGGTCGTGCCCAAGCTTCCGGTGTCGCTGGTGCCGATGCTGTTCGGCGACGCGCAGCGCATCAGCCTGGACCTGGGAGACAAGGAGATCGTGCTGGTGCGTCCGGCCGAGCTGGACGGCAATCTGCTGGTGGCCGGCGGACAGAAGCAGGCGGGCAGGCGCATCGAGGTCATGCTCAAGGCCCTGAAGGTCGATGCGCCGCCGCTGCGCAAGAACGCGCCGATGTACGCGCCGGCCACGCCTGCGGCGCCCGTCGTCAGCGAGGACGGCAAGCGCTGGCGCGTGCAGGGCGACGGCGAGCTGGTGCTGTACGTCAACGGCGAGCGGCACGGCCCGATGCATGGCGCGGCCAGCATCGAGCGCCGCGCCGCGCAGCAGTGCTTCAGCGTGACGCGCGTGGATGCGCAGGGTGTCGAATCCCTGCATAGCCCCACGGTCTGCAAGGGCGATGAGGCGCGCATCGGCGGGGCCTGGCCGCGCGTGTGGACGGCGCCGCGCGATGGCCGTTACCAGCTGGCGGCGGAGTACGCGAATGCGCACGGGCCGATCAACACCGGCATCACCGCTGCGGTGCAGATCGCGACGGTGCGCTGTGAGGGCATGGCGCCGCAATCCGTGGTGCTGACCCTGCCGCATAGCGTCGGCCGTCAGCGTTCCACCAGCGGAAGCTTCCAGGCGAAGGCGGGCCGGCACTGCACCGTCGCTCTGGCGCCGGGCTTCAACATGAGCTATCTCAGCCACTTCGCGCACTACACCGGCGGCCAGGGCGGCGCCGGCGGGCCGCTCAACGAAGCCGAGGTCGGCGATATGCTGATCGCCCCCACGACGGCTGGAAGCACCACGCCATGA
- a CDS encoding LacI family DNA-binding transcriptional regulator: protein MQKKGKATSFDIAHLAGVSQSTVSRALRGSPLVSEETRLRIQAAANQLKYKVDKNASNLRTRHSGTLALLLFEDPTADDSHINPFFLSMLGSITRACAQRGYDLLVSFQQLSHDWHADYADTRKADGIILLGYGDYLAYRDKLEKLVAQGTHCVRWGAVLPDQPDVSIGCDNFRGGQDITTHLLAQGCRRIAFLGDASSHYPEFFERYRGYADMLEKSGLAADPALQVNGESTEQSGYTALETLLARGVEFDAIFAASDLIAIGAMRALTDHGMNIPADVAVAGFDDIPMASFVNPQLTTVRQDTRQAGEALVENLLRLIRDEPAESAMLPVKLVVRKSSLRGR from the coding sequence GTGCAGAAGAAAGGCAAAGCCACTTCCTTCGACATCGCCCACCTGGCGGGCGTCTCCCAGTCCACCGTGTCCCGCGCGCTGCGCGGCAGCCCGCTGGTGAGCGAGGAAACCCGCCTGCGCATCCAGGCCGCGGCCAACCAGCTCAAGTACAAGGTCGACAAGAACGCCTCGAACCTGCGCACCCGCCATTCGGGCACGCTGGCCCTGCTGCTGTTCGAGGACCCGACGGCGGACGATTCGCACATCAATCCGTTCTTCCTGTCGATGCTCGGCTCGATCACCCGCGCCTGCGCCCAGCGCGGCTACGACCTGCTGGTCTCGTTCCAGCAGCTCTCCCACGACTGGCACGCCGACTACGCGGACACCCGCAAGGCCGACGGCATCATCCTGCTGGGCTACGGCGACTACCTCGCCTACCGCGACAAGCTGGAGAAACTGGTCGCGCAGGGCACGCACTGCGTGCGCTGGGGCGCGGTGCTGCCGGACCAGCCGGACGTTTCCATCGGCTGCGACAACTTCCGCGGCGGCCAGGACATCACCACCCACCTGCTGGCGCAGGGTTGCCGCCGCATCGCCTTCCTCGGCGACGCCTCCAGCCACTACCCCGAGTTTTTCGAGCGCTACCGCGGCTATGCGGACATGCTGGAGAAATCCGGCCTGGCCGCCGACCCCGCGCTGCAGGTCAACGGCGAAAGCACCGAGCAGTCCGGCTATACGGCGCTGGAAACGCTGCTGGCGCGCGGCGTCGAGTTCGATGCGATCTTCGCCGCCAGCGACCTGATCGCGATCGGCGCGATGCGCGCGCTGACCGACCACGGCATGAACATTCCCGCCGACGTGGCCGTCGCCGGCTTCGACGACATCCCGATGGCCAGCTTCGTCAACCCGCAGTTGACCACCGTGCGCCAGGACACGCGCCAGGCCGGCGAAGCGCTGGTCGAGAACCTGCTGCGGCTGATCCGCGACGAACCGGCGGAAAGCGCGATGCTGCCGGTGAAGCTGGTAGTGCGGAAGTCGAGCCTGCGCGGGCGTTGA
- a CDS encoding glycoside hydrolase family 13 protein, producing MIRSTEVMHRLPRVRGVALAALASAILALPWASALAATNDNNVEWAGLFHDQGPLFDNAPEPTASQAVTLTFRTYKGDISSANIKYYDSADGAFHWVAMHWASNDATGTFDYWQGTVPASASEKYYRFQINDGSSTAWYNAAGTTSSEPSSGDFYIIPGFKTPDFMKNGVIYQIFLDRFYNGDTSNDVQTGQYTYGGQSTQKVAWGGSVFATGGGSNNLVFFGGDLAGVDQKLGYIKQTLGANIVYLNPVFTSPTNHKYDTEDYYHVDPAFGSNATLQTLIADVHSTTNGPKGYVLLDGVFNHTGDTSQWFDRYNWWSTQGAYESTSSQWYGYYTFQQWPNSYSSFYGYSTMPKLDYGASGSAVRNQIYGSASSVVKTWLASPYGIDGWRLDAPQYIDAGGNGGSDATNHQIMAELRTAVKSVNANAEILGEFWGNANPWTSNGKEWDSALNYDGFTQPVSEWITGYDYSGNAASIPVSQFDSWLHGTRANYPTDVQQTMANFLSSHDIQRFGQRAGGDIWKTYLALIFQMTYVGTPTIYYGDEYGMQGGNDPDNRRTFDWTQGTTTNAAVALTQKLIAIRNQYAALRTGSFMSLLTDDTNKLYAYGRFDQSHRIAVALNNDSTSHTVTVPVWQLSMTNGSTVTDLLSGNTYTVSGGNVTLAVNGHYGAILAQ from the coding sequence ATGATTCGTTCGACGGAAGTGATGCACCGTTTACCGCGTGTCCGCGGCGTCGCGCTCGCCGCGCTCGCCAGCGCCATCCTGGCCCTGCCATGGGCATCGGCGCTGGCCGCCACCAACGACAACAACGTGGAGTGGGCCGGCCTGTTCCACGACCAGGGGCCGCTGTTCGACAACGCACCGGAGCCGACGGCCAGCCAGGCCGTCACGCTGACGTTCCGCACCTACAAGGGAGACATCAGCAGCGCCAACATCAAGTACTACGACAGTGCCGACGGCGCCTTCCATTGGGTGGCGATGCACTGGGCATCCAATGACGCCACCGGCACGTTCGACTACTGGCAGGGCACGGTGCCGGCCAGCGCGTCCGAGAAGTACTACCGCTTCCAGATCAACGACGGCAGCTCGACCGCCTGGTACAACGCAGCGGGTACGACCAGCAGCGAGCCGTCGTCGGGCGACTTCTACATCATTCCGGGCTTCAAGACGCCGGACTTCATGAAGAACGGCGTGATCTACCAGATCTTCCTGGACCGCTTCTACAACGGCGACACCAGCAACGACGTGCAGACGGGGCAGTACACCTATGGCGGCCAGTCCACCCAGAAAGTGGCATGGGGCGGCAGCGTGTTCGCCACTGGCGGCGGTTCCAACAACCTGGTGTTCTTTGGCGGCGATCTGGCCGGCGTGGATCAGAAGCTGGGCTACATCAAGCAGACGCTGGGCGCGAACATCGTCTATCTCAACCCGGTGTTCACCTCGCCGACCAACCACAAGTACGACACCGAGGACTACTACCACGTCGATCCGGCCTTCGGCAGCAACGCGACATTGCAGACTTTGATCGCCGATGTGCACAGCACGACGAATGGGCCGAAGGGTTACGTCCTGCTCGATGGCGTGTTCAATCACACGGGCGACACCAGCCAGTGGTTCGACCGCTACAACTGGTGGAGCACGCAGGGCGCGTATGAGTCCACGTCCAGCCAGTGGTACGGCTATTACACCTTCCAGCAGTGGCCGAACAGTTATTCGAGCTTCTATGGCTACTCGACCATGCCCAAGCTCGACTACGGTGCGAGCGGGTCGGCGGTGCGCAACCAGATCTACGGCAGCGCCAGCTCGGTGGTGAAGACCTGGCTCGCCTCGCCGTACGGCATCGACGGCTGGCGCCTGGATGCGCCGCAGTACATCGACGCGGGTGGCAACGGCGGCAGCGATGCCACCAATCACCAGATCATGGCCGAGCTGCGTACCGCCGTGAAGTCGGTGAATGCGAACGCGGAGATCCTCGGCGAGTTCTGGGGCAACGCCAATCCATGGACGTCCAACGGCAAGGAATGGGATAGCGCGCTCAACTACGACGGCTTCACTCAGCCGGTATCGGAGTGGATCACGGGTTACGACTACAGCGGCAACGCGGCGTCGATTCCGGTGAGCCAGTTCGACAGCTGGCTGCACGGTACGCGGGCCAATTACCCGACCGACGTGCAGCAGACGATGGCCAACTTCCTCAGCAGCCATGACATCCAGCGCTTCGGCCAGCGGGCCGGCGGCGACATCTGGAAGACCTACCTGGCGCTGATCTTCCAGATGACCTACGTCGGCACGCCGACCATCTACTACGGCGACGAGTACGGCATGCAGGGCGGCAACGACCCGGACAACCGCCGCACCTTCGACTGGACCCAGGGCACGACGACCAATGCGGCGGTGGCGCTGACGCAGAAGCTGATCGCCATCCGCAACCAGTACGCGGCCTTGCGCACCGGCTCTTTCATGAGCCTGCTCACGGATGACACCAATAAGCTCTACGCCTACGGCCGCTTCGACCAGAGCCACCGCATCGCCGTGGCGCTTAACAACGACAGCACGTCGCACACTGTCACGGTGCCGGTATGGCAGCTGAGCATGACCAACGGCAGTACCGTGACCGACCTGCTCAGCGGTAACACCTATACGGTGAGCGGGGGTAATGTGACGCTCGCGGTGAACGGCCACTACGGCGCGATCCTCGCGCAATGA
- a CDS encoding MFS transporter: MTSRKPALSFWQIWNMCFGFLGLQFGFALQNANVSRIFQTLGADVNDIPMLWVAAPLSGLIVQPIVGYLSDRTWTRLGRRRPYFLIGAVLATLALLWMPNSPTLWVAAGLLWIMDASINISMEPFRAFVGDQLPPRQRPLGYAMQSFFIGLGAVVASALPWMLARLGVSNAPGASGIPDTVRYAFYAGGAVLLGSVLWTVCSTREYPPETLEAFDTAPVVDGAVDRPAASRWGLLWLVAGAALTLGVALQHLEKELYLLTGGMMVFGIALLWLGRTASRGPAAQVLGDLFGMPEAMRQLAWVQLFSWFALFAMWIYTTAGVTQVHYGTTDTHSAAYNEGANWVGVLFAAYNGFAALAAVVIPWMVKRWGLRISHLVNVWLGGAGLLSFLLVRDPRWLLASMVGVGFAWASILSLPYALLSDNLPARKMGVYMGIFNFFIVIPQLLAASVLGLLLRAFFHGQPIYALVLGGASLFVSGLCVLRVREPVMAPVAT; encoded by the coding sequence ATGACGAGCAGGAAACCCGCGCTGTCGTTCTGGCAGATCTGGAACATGTGCTTCGGCTTTCTCGGCCTGCAGTTCGGTTTCGCGCTGCAGAACGCCAATGTCAGTCGCATCTTCCAGACGCTCGGCGCCGATGTGAACGACATCCCGATGCTATGGGTGGCCGCGCCGTTGTCCGGATTGATCGTGCAGCCGATCGTCGGCTACCTCTCGGACCGCACCTGGACGCGGCTGGGACGGCGGCGGCCCTATTTCCTGATCGGCGCGGTGCTGGCCACGCTGGCGCTGCTGTGGATGCCCAATTCGCCCACTCTGTGGGTGGCGGCCGGCCTGCTGTGGATCATGGATGCGTCGATCAACATTTCGATGGAACCGTTCCGCGCCTTCGTGGGCGACCAGCTGCCGCCGCGGCAACGGCCGCTGGGCTACGCCATGCAGAGCTTCTTCATCGGCCTGGGCGCGGTGGTGGCCTCGGCCCTGCCGTGGATGCTGGCGCGGTTGGGCGTGAGCAATGCGCCGGGTGCCAGCGGCATTCCCGACACGGTGCGCTACGCCTTCTACGCCGGCGGCGCGGTGCTGCTCGGTTCGGTGCTATGGACCGTGTGCTCGACACGCGAGTATCCGCCGGAGACGCTCGAAGCGTTCGACACCGCGCCGGTCGTGGACGGGGCGGTCGATCGGCCGGCTGCGTCGCGCTGGGGGCTGCTCTGGCTGGTCGCCGGCGCGGCGCTCACGCTGGGCGTCGCGCTGCAGCACTTGGAGAAGGAGCTGTACCTGCTGACCGGCGGCATGATGGTGTTCGGCATCGCGCTGCTGTGGCTGGGCCGGACCGCCAGCCGCGGGCCAGCCGCCCAGGTGCTGGGCGATCTGTTCGGGATGCCGGAGGCGATGCGCCAGCTGGCCTGGGTGCAGCTGTTTTCGTGGTTCGCGCTGTTCGCGATGTGGATCTACACCACCGCGGGCGTGACCCAGGTGCATTACGGCACCACCGACACGCACTCGGCCGCCTATAACGAGGGCGCCAACTGGGTGGGTGTGCTGTTCGCCGCGTACAACGGCTTTGCCGCGCTGGCGGCCGTGGTGATCCCGTGGATGGTGAAGCGCTGGGGGCTGCGCATCAGCCACCTGGTCAACGTGTGGCTGGGCGGCGCGGGCCTGCTGTCGTTCCTGCTGGTGCGCGATCCGCGCTGGCTGCTGGCGTCGATGGTGGGCGTGGGTTTCGCCTGGGCCTCGATCCTGTCGCTGCCCTATGCGCTGCTGTCGGACAACCTGCCGGCGCGGAAGATGGGCGTGTACATGGGCATCTTCAATTTCTTCATCGTGATCCCGCAGCTGCTCGCGGCCAGCGTGCTCGGTCTGCTGCTGCGGGCGTTCTTCCACGGCCAGCCGATCTATGCGCTGGTGCTCGGCGGCGCGAGCCTGTTCGTGTCGGGCTTGTGCGTGTTGCGGGTGCGTGAGCCGGTCATGGCTCCCGTAGCGACCTGA